A window from Candidatus Rickettsiella viridis encodes these proteins:
- a CDS encoding type IV secretion system protein: protein MSTLSVNTFITDTLSAVDQTIEGFVHNVYQQFLQQYGYALTLLCTVYILVLGYRFTLHTLSADFNTLNRHILVLLMVYGLIINWSLYQLFIYNIFTNEPNHIAQIIVNASNHQFTTDKTIAEALNQVYGIGMSAAGKLLSSFTIQKFLCAILVIIFTFLCSLTALALLIYAKLAMAIGLALGPLFLPFMLWESTRGWFVSWLQKLFNFSLIPIITASILSLMLSLINLVLPDLNQQALQGAPDFFTVGLFGGLSLVTAFLLKQSLSIASSLSGGLTLSALGQIGSMVKSALNTTGVNSAARLTGKGLKSAGSAMVKKAQGQKQSAIHSAVEQGKNN from the coding sequence ATGAGCACGCTTTCTGTTAATACATTCATAACTGATACCTTAAGTGCTGTCGATCAAACGATTGAAGGTTTTGTTCATAACGTCTATCAACAGTTTCTACAACAGTATGGCTATGCTTTGACGTTGTTATGTACTGTTTATATTCTTGTATTAGGTTATCGTTTTACGTTACATACTTTGAGTGCTGATTTTAACACGCTTAATCGGCATATCCTTGTTTTACTCATGGTTTATGGCCTAATAATAAACTGGTCTTTATACCAGCTTTTTATCTACAATATTTTTACTAATGAACCTAACCACATAGCTCAAATTATTGTTAATGCTTCCAATCATCAGTTTACGACGGATAAAACAATAGCAGAGGCTTTAAACCAAGTTTATGGTATAGGCATGAGTGCGGCCGGAAAATTATTGAGTAGTTTTACTATCCAAAAATTTTTATGCGCTATTCTCGTTATCATTTTTACCTTTTTATGTTCTCTTACCGCCTTAGCACTTTTAATCTACGCTAAACTTGCGATGGCCATTGGTTTGGCCTTAGGTCCTCTTTTTCTACCTTTTATGCTTTGGGAATCCACACGCGGTTGGTTTGTGAGTTGGTTGCAAAAGTTATTTAATTTTTCACTAATCCCGATTATCACCGCAAGTATTTTATCGTTGATGCTTTCGCTGATAAATTTGGTGTTACCGGACCTTAATCAGCAAGCGCTTCAAGGTGCTCCTGATTTTTTTACAGTAGGACTGTTTGGTGGTTTATCGTTAGTAACCGCCTTTTTATTAAAACAAAGTTTATCGATTGCCAGTAGTTTAAGTGGTGGATTGACCTTAAGCGCATTAGGTCAGATAGGCAGTATGGTGAAATCAGCTTTAAATACCACGGGAGTTAATTCAGCCGCGCGTTTAACCGGAAAAGGTCTTAAATCTGCTGGAAGCGCAATGGTAAAAAAAGCGCAAGGTCAAAAACAATCAGCTATTCATTCAGCGGTAGAACAGGGAAAAAATAATTGA
- a CDS encoding virB8 family protein, which translates to MMTTLKNKKKALAEEKSVDPGNAFYQAASDWRYDRYYSKTIWLRYSLIINTALLTALLLTLVVIACLIPLKQKVPYLYAFNQATGEVTKLGELEPTRLTANWQMTRYFIIHYVMNRESYDSDNLEIPYQLAWAQSNAIIRKQYDAEVSSNLANSPYQKYGKDKAITVRVLSVSRLNDNTAAIRFEKQLRDKTANTQQIVHQEAILKWQYQSMKATQTQLDRNPLGFTVIYYQVTPVNLNNGGHDKHE; encoded by the coding sequence ATGATGACGACTTTAAAAAATAAGAAAAAAGCCTTAGCAGAAGAAAAGAGCGTGGATCCAGGTAATGCATTTTATCAAGCGGCTTCGGATTGGCGTTATGATCGATATTACAGTAAAACGATTTGGCTGCGTTATTCACTAATAATAAATACGGCACTACTTACCGCATTGTTGCTTACATTAGTTGTGATAGCGTGCTTGATTCCACTCAAACAAAAAGTTCCCTATCTCTATGCGTTTAATCAAGCGACAGGTGAAGTCACCAAACTTGGTGAACTAGAGCCAACACGCTTAACTGCAAATTGGCAAATGACGCGCTATTTTATTATTCATTATGTGATGAATCGTGAAAGCTACGATAGCGATAATTTAGAAATTCCTTACCAACTAGCCTGGGCACAATCGAATGCAATCATTCGTAAACAATACGATGCCGAAGTGAGCAGCAACCTAGCTAATTCACCCTATCAAAAATACGGTAAAGATAAAGCGATTACCGTGCGTGTATTATCAGTTTCCCGTTTAAATGACAATACCGCCGCTATTCGCTTTGAAAAACAATTACGTGATAAAACGGCCAATACACAACAAATTGTCCATCAAGAGGCGATTTTAAAATGGCAATATCAGTCGATGAAAGCCACGCAAACGCAACTGGATAGAAATCCACTCGGATTTACCGTGATCTATTATCAAGTGACGCCAGTTAATTTAAATAATGGGGGACATGATAAGCATGAATAA
- a CDS encoding type IV secretion system protein, translating into MLTTQLSLAPVIKITILSLLILLPLPSAADPISDLLMIAEQIQGYQQQISGIQNTIAGLTDQIQAAVSGQSEWGRWQFTDHQSWGENTDQWQAILNMTGKGGNSSLLGQTLHFLEKEFPVDTPLYNQVNPNKCDQAYYALKAKTALAARAASQLGYDKIQEQINYANQLRQQIGSTTTLKQSLDLQSRLTIENNLIQLETLRQLALLNQQHAIDAQAEVNDAIQTARFLSTKF; encoded by the coding sequence ATGTTAACGACTCAATTGAGCTTGGCTCCTGTGATTAAAATTACTATTCTTAGTTTACTCATCCTTTTACCGCTTCCCAGTGCCGCAGATCCGATTAGTGACCTATTGATGATCGCCGAACAAATTCAAGGCTATCAACAGCAGATTTCCGGCATACAAAATACCATTGCAGGGTTAACGGACCAAATTCAAGCAGCGGTATCGGGTCAGTCTGAATGGGGACGCTGGCAATTTACCGATCATCAATCCTGGGGCGAAAACACCGATCAGTGGCAAGCTATCCTTAATATGACCGGAAAAGGCGGCAATAGCAGTCTATTAGGCCAAACCCTTCATTTTCTGGAGAAGGAATTCCCTGTGGATACACCACTCTATAACCAGGTTAATCCGAATAAATGCGATCAAGCTTACTATGCCTTAAAAGCAAAAACGGCCTTAGCCGCGAGAGCCGCTAGTCAATTGGGTTATGACAAGATTCAAGAACAGATTAACTATGCCAATCAATTACGCCAGCAGATTGGTAGTACAACAACACTGAAACAATCGCTAGATTTACAGAGTCGACTAACTATAGAGAACAATCTGATTCAATTAGAGACACTGCGTCAGTTAGCACTGCTCAATCAACAACACGCGATTGATGCACAAGCGGAAGTCAATGATGCCATACAAACGGCTCGTTTTCTGAGTACGAAATTTTGA
- a CDS encoding TrbC/VirB2 family protein codes for MMADRFKKGNKIYQVLLRSPLIIFPFIFSSSVWAFGGDTPVSQGLNYVIDAVYGATGLSIATVAIIGMGLLCAGHYLEWKRFLQTLVGIAIMFGAGGVARALHLLIS; via the coding sequence ATGATGGCTGATCGATTTAAAAAAGGAAATAAAATTTATCAAGTTCTGCTTCGTTCTCCCCTTATTATTTTCCCTTTTATTTTTTCTTCATCTGTATGGGCTTTTGGCGGTGATACGCCGGTCAGTCAAGGACTTAACTATGTGATTGATGCCGTTTATGGCGCAACCGGATTATCGATTGCTACCGTCGCTATTATTGGCATGGGCTTACTCTGTGCAGGCCATTATTTAGAATGGAAACGATTTCTACAAACCTTAGTCGGCATTGCTATTATGTTTGGTGCGGGTGGTGTCGCCAGAGCATTACATCTATTAATTTCTTAG
- a CDS encoding TrbG/VirB9 family P-type conjugative transfer protein, with the protein MNKKISFLLLMVILVQSTLTQAALIPRKVTADRHIKVVTYDPNNVVVIHGHYGYETQIVLAPTEEIQTVSIGDSLAWQAVPVKNNLFIKPVTESKTNMTVLTHVNSYNFQLDSTPAKVSPTYKLRFIYPTGGYNRNEQPNAVGVCDPTPN; encoded by the coding sequence ATGAATAAAAAAATAAGTTTTCTTTTACTGATGGTTATCCTAGTACAAAGTACCTTGACTCAAGCGGCCTTAATTCCCCGAAAGGTTACAGCGGACCGGCATATTAAAGTAGTAACCTACGACCCCAATAATGTGGTCGTTATTCATGGGCACTATGGTTACGAAACCCAAATTGTCTTGGCGCCTACTGAAGAAATACAAACAGTCTCTATCGGTGATAGCTTAGCCTGGCAAGCCGTGCCCGTTAAAAATAATCTGTTCATTAAGCCCGTCACCGAATCAAAAACTAACATGACGGTATTAACCCATGTGAATAGCTACAACTTTCAGCTAGACTCAACGCCTGCAAAAGTTTCACCGACGTATAAATTACGCTTTATCTATCCTACGGGTGGCTATAATCGTAACGAGCAGCCCAATGCAGTGGGTGTTTGCGATCCCACACCAAATTAA
- a CDS encoding VirB4 family type IV secretion/conjugal transfer ATPase — MEPLLKRETNASQHINIIGHYNNDTLIDKNGQLIQIIRLAGIDGITQSEEILDAYKNRRNSLFKHFSSEYAVYFWTVGRQTTEYPGGEFKPGFAQQLNENYRKRIQQQPLFHHEHYAGIVTKPAEGVLNQGFDWIKKLSQQADHIAQQRQLAKTQLALTAITQNVLQTLADYQPQLLSLYQKGEQLFSEPLEFIGQLINYDKYSVPLLFQDASTYLPRKRLFFNRHSGTIECRASDHSKKFAAVLAIKAYPSITYQGLLDSLNSLRAEYTLTQSFRFYDRHLAKTRLRDQQHDMQQTQEESLRQTEQIDEAFDDAASGEAGYGQHHFTLVCYADSQKQLNQQVSEIIALFSDRDIVCVREDMACECGFWAQLPGNFSYIVREADISTKNMAALASLHNSPIGKFKDNFWGDAVTVLETLSGSPYYFNFHDKDVGNFIVVGATGSGKTVLVGFLITQSMKFGGKRVIFDKDRGLEILVRALGGIYEVLKPGIATGFNPCQLADTKENRTFLLQLFKQLLKSCHKPFDEQEIKTIEEAITGMYRLNPEERQFCHIAPFFGANIPGSLRARFELWHSGREQAWLFDNTGDCFEQDHYNADVIGLDLSHILKDECCKTPTLMYLLHRFSQQLEGQRGMIFLDEGWLALQDEYFKKIINDLSRTPRKKNNFFGLATQAAYDTLSSAIQTPINEAAACKIFFPNPSADRKTYIEGFGLSEREFELIKTLPSESHYFLLNYGRGKESVVLRANLHGLDDEIAVISGRKETVALLDSIRAEVGDDPNIWLPIFQQRRKVKKIGC, encoded by the coding sequence ATGGAACCCCTTTTAAAAAGGGAAACCAATGCTTCACAACATATTAATATTATAGGCCACTATAACAACGATACCTTGATCGATAAAAACGGTCAGTTAATTCAAATTATTCGATTAGCGGGTATTGACGGTATTACACAAAGCGAGGAAATCTTAGACGCCTATAAAAACCGCCGCAATAGTTTGTTTAAACACTTTTCGTCGGAATACGCTGTTTATTTTTGGACGGTGGGTCGCCAAACCACGGAGTATCCAGGCGGTGAATTTAAACCAGGATTTGCGCAGCAACTAAATGAAAACTATCGCAAAAGAATACAGCAGCAGCCTTTATTCCATCATGAACACTATGCAGGCATCGTCACAAAACCGGCCGAAGGTGTGTTAAATCAAGGGTTTGATTGGATCAAAAAATTAAGCCAGCAAGCAGACCACATCGCACAGCAACGACAACTAGCCAAAACACAGCTTGCCTTGACGGCCATCACACAGAATGTACTGCAAACCTTAGCAGATTATCAACCACAACTACTCAGTCTTTATCAAAAAGGCGAACAGCTTTTTTCAGAGCCACTAGAATTTATAGGCCAATTAATTAACTACGATAAGTATTCTGTACCGCTACTGTTCCAAGATGCTTCAACCTATCTACCGAGAAAGCGGCTGTTTTTTAATCGTCATTCAGGAACCATAGAATGCCGTGCCAGTGATCATAGCAAAAAATTTGCGGCGGTACTCGCTATTAAAGCGTATCCATCCATCACCTACCAAGGTTTATTAGACAGTTTAAATAGCTTACGAGCGGAATATACCTTAACCCAATCGTTTCGGTTCTATGATCGCCATTTAGCTAAAACCCGTTTACGGGATCAGCAACACGATATGCAGCAAACTCAAGAAGAATCCCTACGTCAAACCGAGCAGATCGACGAGGCCTTTGATGATGCGGCTAGTGGCGAAGCGGGTTATGGTCAACACCATTTTACTCTAGTTTGCTATGCCGACAGTCAAAAACAACTTAACCAACAGGTGAGTGAGATCATCGCTTTGTTTTCCGATCGCGACATTGTATGTGTTCGAGAAGACATGGCCTGTGAATGCGGCTTCTGGGCGCAATTACCTGGAAATTTTTCTTATATTGTCAGGGAAGCGGACATCTCTACAAAAAATATGGCCGCATTGGCGAGCTTACATAATTCGCCTATCGGAAAATTTAAGGATAATTTCTGGGGTGATGCGGTGACGGTGTTAGAAACCTTATCGGGCAGTCCTTATTATTTTAATTTTCACGATAAGGATGTCGGTAATTTTATTGTTGTCGGTGCAACCGGCAGTGGTAAAACGGTATTAGTTGGCTTTCTCATTACCCAAAGTATGAAATTCGGTGGCAAACGGGTTATTTTCGATAAAGATCGCGGTTTAGAAATTTTAGTTAGGGCCTTGGGGGGCATCTATGAGGTGTTAAAACCAGGTATAGCAACTGGCTTTAATCCTTGTCAATTAGCGGATACTAAAGAAAACCGCACATTTTTATTACAGCTTTTTAAACAACTTTTAAAATCTTGCCATAAACCATTTGACGAACAAGAAATAAAAACCATTGAAGAGGCGATTACGGGGATGTATCGCTTAAATCCCGAAGAACGCCAATTTTGCCATATTGCGCCATTTTTCGGCGCGAATATTCCAGGTTCGCTGCGTGCACGATTTGAACTGTGGCACAGTGGCCGTGAACAGGCTTGGCTGTTTGACAATACGGGTGATTGTTTTGAACAAGATCACTACAACGCTGACGTTATTGGTTTGGACTTAAGCCATATTCTCAAAGACGAATGCTGCAAAACACCCACGTTAATGTATTTGTTGCATCGCTTTAGTCAGCAGCTCGAAGGCCAGCGTGGCATGATTTTTCTTGATGAAGGCTGGCTTGCCTTACAAGATGAATACTTTAAAAAAATTATCAATGATTTATCGCGTACACCACGTAAGAAAAACAATTTTTTTGGTCTGGCTACACAAGCAGCTTACGATACCTTGTCATCAGCCATTCAAACGCCGATTAATGAAGCGGCCGCCTGCAAAATCTTTTTTCCTAATCCCAGTGCGGATAGAAAAACGTATATTGAGGGCTTTGGTTTAAGCGAACGTGAATTTGAACTTATTAAAACCTTACCGAGTGAAAGTCATTATTTTTTGCTTAATTATGGTCGAGGTAAAGAATCCGTTGTCTTAAGAGCAAATTTACACGGCTTAGACGATGAAATTGCCGTTATTTCAGGACGAAAAGAAACCGTAGCCTTATTGGATAGCATTCGTGCAGAAGTCGGGGATGACCCCAACATCTGGTTACCCATTTTCCAGCAACGAAGAAAAGTGAAGAAAATAGGATGTTAA
- a CDS encoding type IV secretion system protein VirB3, which produces MSKDYQLEVDPLALALTRPPLFMGVPMRLFFANLAINMMLCIDLHTLIGIPLFGLVHLILFRLTMKDLQFFRVWLKYLTQTPPVLNHSFWGGTNSYQLE; this is translated from the coding sequence TTGAGCAAAGATTACCAACTTGAAGTCGATCCGTTAGCGTTAGCCTTAACACGGCCACCGCTTTTTATGGGTGTTCCCATGCGTTTGTTTTTTGCAAATCTGGCAATCAACATGATGTTGTGTATTGATTTACACACATTAATAGGGATTCCATTATTTGGCCTAGTTCATCTGATTTTATTTCGCCTAACGATGAAGGATTTACAGTTTTTCCGCGTATGGCTGAAATACCTGACACAAACGCCGCCCGTATTGAATCATTCGTTTTGGGGCGGCACGAATAGTTACCAACTAGAGTAA
- a CDS encoding TrbG/VirB9 family P-type conjugative transfer protein, whose protein sequence is MQWVFAIPHQINWKYSFTGDKRLAPREAFDCNNQFTYFRFNNTLPAIFIVDKNRKETLVNYHRKGNYIVVNSTAPQFTLRSGSYVTSVYNDAMIGDWQNIR, encoded by the coding sequence ATGCAGTGGGTGTTTGCGATCCCACACCAAATTAACTGGAAATATAGTTTTACAGGGGACAAACGCTTAGCACCGCGTGAAGCCTTTGATTGTAATAATCAATTTACGTATTTCCGTTTTAATAACACCTTACCCGCCATTTTTATTGTCGATAAAAATCGCAAAGAAACCTTAGTCAATTACCATAGAAAAGGAAACTACATCGTAGTCAATTCTACGGCACCACAATTTACTTTACGGAGCGGTAGTTATGTTACCAGTGTTTATAACGATGCAATGATTGGTGATTGGCAAAACATTCGGTGA